In the Syngnathus scovelli strain Florida chromosome 16, RoL_Ssco_1.2, whole genome shotgun sequence genome, one interval contains:
- the sun1b gene encoding SUN domain-containing protein 1 isoform X2 gives MEEKSKQRRMTMDFSQLHTYTPPQCAPENTGYTYSLSSSYSTAALEFEKEHQIAPVYESPRMSRRSLRLQNMADHHGNDSLMDYTRSQSSYASRKESRTLRGRKLQSNTLSLSLSQADTPRQHLSFSAISTPISSSTRVEESNATAFAGSLRDGAADHLRQRTVTTTTTSVDGIWGRTSHSVHSSSNVNGDVDASKSYVTHANGFICKDCSFHSEKNDSLITHTSSTSSPSSRAEGACTDSLDYSSAPFATIYTRDRSQKNKTGILTSVSNMCVRLSKKVLAPFVSIFTMLYSSVLWLHTRTTSGTPGRGVVASCTDSLRQTASSSLSQVWLLKRRVMGGSSENSQVQAHSSYCGSMNVKDLVTEDASHLKLNGSLCDDCKGKQSFETHTVLVTQSSRSRRLAEALWSLLACAGYCFLRPGHYAVRGAKALGSGVSTLTQRLLTLLWTILAAPGKAGRGLLWFLASGWYHLASLASLLNVFFLTRCLPKLWKLLLLLLPLLLLLAWWLWSPPVAVLLGYLPAANLTEWRPSALITYLSILMPASAPVPVSAPVPVPAAEFQTSAPVSQAPPIVVSGLDMERLERLERQLALLWQRVQQSEQKQEQKHTDIMALYATLREKLHAETDRETLGLWVSSLLEQRLGVLRGELREDHDLREQNEEQLKALQGSQTTRLAELELLLGALAAKTETVQQRQQQYELDKEKIEVGVAPAVDTPPLSVGVKQETHDALQAEVQRLEMDLVKVRQDLHAVMGCRGKCEQLDSLQETMSAQVSSQVRKELHALFFGSGSSDESQEELPESLVVWLSQRYATTPDLRASLVALEHSILSNVSRQLQLSRVETLSEAESKVASIAGAATISVQNAASTECLSEEQVKLIAQNVLKLYSQDKTGLVDYALESGGGSILSTRCSETHETKTALMSLFGVPLWYFSQSPRVVIQPDMYPGNCWAFKGSQGYLVIRLSMRIRPTSFCLEHIPKALSPTGNISSAPRNFTVFGLDDEYQEEGELLGHYTYQEDGESLQIFPVKELTEKTFQVIEVQVMSNWGHPDYTCLYRFRVHGEPRPQ, from the exons ATGGAGGAAAAG TCTAAgcaaagaagaatgaccatggaTTTTTCCCAACTGCACACATACACGCCGCCGCAGTGTGCTCCGGAGAACACCGGCTATACCTACTCCCTCAG CTCCAGCTACTCGACGGCAGCGTTAGAGTTTGAGAAGGAGCACCAGATCGCTCCGGTCTACGAGTCGCCCAGGATGTCACGGCGGAGCCTGCGTCTGCAAAACATGGCCGATCACCATGGCAACGACAGCCTTATGGACTACACCAGAAGCCAGAGCAGCTATGCTTCCAGGAAAGAGTCACG gaCGCTTCGGGGGAGAAAGCTGCAGTCCAACACCTTGTCGTTGTCCCTGAGCCAAGCCGACACGCCCAGGCAGCACCTCAGCTTCTCTGCCATCAGCACCCCGATAAGCAGCAGCACCAGGGTGGAGGAAAGCAACGCAACGGCGTTTGCCGGCAGCCTGCGTGACGGCGCCGCCGACCACCTGAGACAGCGCACCGTCACGACCACCACGACGTCGGTCGACGGCATCTGGG GAAGGACGTCCCActccgtgcacagctcgtccaaCGTCAACGGCGACGTGGATGCTTCCAAATCCTACGTGACGCACGCCAACGGCTTCATCTGTAAAGACTGCTCCTTCCATTCTGAAAAGAACGACTCCCTCATCACGCACACGTCTTCGACATCATCGCCGTCGTCTCGCGCCGAAGGAGCGTGCACCGATTCCCTCGACTACTCGTCGGCACCTTTCGCAACTATATACACCAGAGACCGGAGTCAGAAGAACAAGACAG gCATCCTAACATCAGTGTCCAATATGTGCGTGCGTCTGAGCAAAAAAGTCCTGGCTCCTTTTGTGTCCATCTTCACCATGCTTTACAGCAGCGTGCTCTGGCTACACACGCGAACCACAAGCGGCACACCAGGAAGAG GCGTCGTTGCGTCATGCACGGACTCCCTGAGACAGACAGCGTCCTCCAGTTTGTCCCAAGTGTGGCTACTCAAGCGCAGGGTGATGGGAGGCAGCTCTGAAAACTCTCAAGTACAAG CTCACTCGAGTTactgtgggagcatgaatgttAAAGATCTGGTGACAGAAGACGCATCACATCTCAAGCTCAATGGTTCCCTAT GTGATGACTGTAAAGGGAAGCAGTCCTTTGAGACGCACACCGTCCTCGTCACTCAGTCCTCCAGGTCCCGGCGCCTGGCGGAGGCGCTGTGGAGCCTTCTGGCTTGCGCAG GTTACTGCTTCCTCCGGCCGGGTCACTACGCGGTGAGAGGCGCTAAAGCGTTGGGGTCAGGGGTCAGCACGCTGACGCAGAGACTGCTTACGTTGCTGTGGACAATCCTAGCGGCTCCAG GGAAGGCAGGCCGGGGTCTTCtgtggtttctcgccagtggctGGTACCACCTTGCATCCCTCGCGTCTCTCCTCAACGTCTTCTTTCTGACACG GTGCCTTCCAAAACTCTGGAAGCTCCTCCTGCTTTTACTGCCGCTCCTGCTCCTCTTAG CTTGGTGGCTGTGGAGCCCGCCCGTCGCCGTCCTGCTCGGCTACTTACCGGCCGCAAACCTCACCGAGTGGCGTCCTTCCGCCCTGATCACGTACCTGTCTATCTTAATGCCAGCCTCTGCTCCGGTTCCTGTATCTGCTCCTGTTCCTGTACCTGCTGCAGAGTTCCAGACCTCAGCTCCCGTTTCACAAGCGCCA ccAATTGTAGTCTCTGGTTTGGACATGGAGCGCCTCGAGCGTCTGGAGCGCCAGCTAGCGCTCCTGTGGCAGCGAGTCCAGCAGAGCGAGCAGAAGCAGGAGCAGAAGCACACGGACATAATGGCTCTGTACGCCACGCTGAGGGAGAAGCTCCACGCCGAGACCGACAGGGAGACGCTGGGACTGTGGGTGTCGTCCCTGCTGGAGCAAAGGCTGGGCGTGTTGCGAGGAGAGCTGAGAGAGGACCACGACCTCAGAGAGCAG AACGAAGAGCAGCTCAAAGCGCTACAAGGGAGTCAAACGACACGGTTGGCCGAGTTGGAACTGCTGCTCGgcgctctggctgccaagactgAG ACCGTGCAACAGAGGCAGCAGCAGTATGAACTTGACAAAGAGAAAATTGAAGTCGGCGTCGCTCCAGCAGTGGACACGCCTCCTCTTAG TGTGGGAGTGAAGCAGGAGACGCACGATGCTTTGCAGGCCGAGGTGCAAAGACTCGAGATGGATTTGGTAAAAGTCAGGCAGGACCTACACGCCGTCATGGGATGCAGGGGCAAGTGTGAGCAGCTGGACTCGCTGCAGGAGACG ATGTCGGCTCAGGTTTCCTCCCAAGTGCGTAAGGAGTTGCACGCTCTCTTCTTCGGCAGCGGCTCGTCAGATGAGTCTCAGGAGGAATTGCCCGAATCTCTGGTGGTCTGGCTCTCCCAGCGCTACGCCACCACACccgacctgcgggcgtcgctgGTTGCCCTGGAGCACAGCATCCTGAGCAACGTTTCTCGGCAGCTGCAGCTGAGCCGTGTCGAGACTCTCAGCGAGGCCGAGTCCAAGGTCGCGTCCATCGCTGGCGCGGCGACCATCTCGGTGCAGAACGCTGCCTCGACCGAGTGCCTGTCGGAAGAG CAAGTAAAATTGATCGCCCAGAATGTGCTGAAGCTCTACTCGCAGGACAAGACCGGTCTGGTGGACTATGCCCTGGAGTCTGGAG GCGGGAGCATCCTCAGCACTCGCTGTTCAGAGACACACGAGACCAAGACAGCCCTCATGAGTCTATTTGGGGTCCCGCTCTGGTACTTCTCCCAGTCCCCTCGAGTTGTCATCCAG CCGGACATGTACCCAGGCAACTGCTGGGCGTTCAAAGGCTCACAGGGTTACCTCGTGATCCGGCTTTCCATGAGAATCCGGCCCACGTCCTTCTGCTTGGAACATATTCCCAAAGCGCTGTCCCCCACCGGGAACATCAGCAGTGCCCCTCGTAACTTCACAGTCTTT GGACTGGATGACGAGTACCAAGAAGAAGGCGAGTTGCTCGGTCACTACACCTACCAGGAAGACGGAGAATCGCTGCAAATCTTCCCTGTTAAG GAGCTGACGGAGAAGACGTTCCAAGTCATAGAGGTCCAGGTGATGTCCAACTGGGGGCATCCCGACTACACTTGCTTATATCGCTTTCGAGTCCACGGAGAACCTCGCCCTCAGTGA
- the sun1b gene encoding SUN domain-containing protein 1 isoform X1: MEEKSKQRRMTMDFSQLHTYTPPQCAPENTGYTYSLSSSYSTAALEFEKEHQIAPVYESPRMSRRSLRLQNMADHHGNDSLMDYTRSQSSYASRKESRTLRGRKLQSNTLSLSLSQADTPRQHLSFSAISTPISSSTRVEESNATAFAGSLRDGAADHLRQRTVTTTTTSVDGIWGRTSHSVHSSSNVNGDVDASKSYVTHANGFICKDCSFHSEKNDSLITHTSSTSSPSSRAEGACTDSLDYSSAPFATIYTRDRSQKNKTGILTSVSNMCVRLSKKVLAPFVSIFTMLYSSVLWLHTRTTSGTPGRAGVVASCTDSLRQTASSSLSQVWLLKRRVMGGSSENSQVQAHSSYCGSMNVKDLVTEDASHLKLNGSLCDDCKGKQSFETHTVLVTQSSRSRRLAEALWSLLACAGYCFLRPGHYAVRGAKALGSGVSTLTQRLLTLLWTILAAPGKAGRGLLWFLASGWYHLASLASLLNVFFLTRCLPKLWKLLLLLLPLLLLLAWWLWSPPVAVLLGYLPAANLTEWRPSALITYLSILMPASAPVPVSAPVPVPAAEFQTSAPVSQAPPIVVSGLDMERLERLERQLALLWQRVQQSEQKQEQKHTDIMALYATLREKLHAETDRETLGLWVSSLLEQRLGVLRGELREDHDLREQNEEQLKALQGSQTTRLAELELLLGALAAKTETVQQRQQQYELDKEKIEVGVAPAVDTPPLSVGVKQETHDALQAEVQRLEMDLVKVRQDLHAVMGCRGKCEQLDSLQETMSAQVSSQVRKELHALFFGSGSSDESQEELPESLVVWLSQRYATTPDLRASLVALEHSILSNVSRQLQLSRVETLSEAESKVASIAGAATISVQNAASTECLSEEQVKLIAQNVLKLYSQDKTGLVDYALESGGGSILSTRCSETHETKTALMSLFGVPLWYFSQSPRVVIQPDMYPGNCWAFKGSQGYLVIRLSMRIRPTSFCLEHIPKALSPTGNISSAPRNFTVFGLDDEYQEEGELLGHYTYQEDGESLQIFPVKELTEKTFQVIEVQVMSNWGHPDYTCLYRFRVHGEPRPQ, translated from the exons ATGGAGGAAAAG TCTAAgcaaagaagaatgaccatggaTTTTTCCCAACTGCACACATACACGCCGCCGCAGTGTGCTCCGGAGAACACCGGCTATACCTACTCCCTCAG CTCCAGCTACTCGACGGCAGCGTTAGAGTTTGAGAAGGAGCACCAGATCGCTCCGGTCTACGAGTCGCCCAGGATGTCACGGCGGAGCCTGCGTCTGCAAAACATGGCCGATCACCATGGCAACGACAGCCTTATGGACTACACCAGAAGCCAGAGCAGCTATGCTTCCAGGAAAGAGTCACG gaCGCTTCGGGGGAGAAAGCTGCAGTCCAACACCTTGTCGTTGTCCCTGAGCCAAGCCGACACGCCCAGGCAGCACCTCAGCTTCTCTGCCATCAGCACCCCGATAAGCAGCAGCACCAGGGTGGAGGAAAGCAACGCAACGGCGTTTGCCGGCAGCCTGCGTGACGGCGCCGCCGACCACCTGAGACAGCGCACCGTCACGACCACCACGACGTCGGTCGACGGCATCTGGG GAAGGACGTCCCActccgtgcacagctcgtccaaCGTCAACGGCGACGTGGATGCTTCCAAATCCTACGTGACGCACGCCAACGGCTTCATCTGTAAAGACTGCTCCTTCCATTCTGAAAAGAACGACTCCCTCATCACGCACACGTCTTCGACATCATCGCCGTCGTCTCGCGCCGAAGGAGCGTGCACCGATTCCCTCGACTACTCGTCGGCACCTTTCGCAACTATATACACCAGAGACCGGAGTCAGAAGAACAAGACAG gCATCCTAACATCAGTGTCCAATATGTGCGTGCGTCTGAGCAAAAAAGTCCTGGCTCCTTTTGTGTCCATCTTCACCATGCTTTACAGCAGCGTGCTCTGGCTACACACGCGAACCACAAGCGGCACACCAGGAAGAG CAGGCGTCGTTGCGTCATGCACGGACTCCCTGAGACAGACAGCGTCCTCCAGTTTGTCCCAAGTGTGGCTACTCAAGCGCAGGGTGATGGGAGGCAGCTCTGAAAACTCTCAAGTACAAG CTCACTCGAGTTactgtgggagcatgaatgttAAAGATCTGGTGACAGAAGACGCATCACATCTCAAGCTCAATGGTTCCCTAT GTGATGACTGTAAAGGGAAGCAGTCCTTTGAGACGCACACCGTCCTCGTCACTCAGTCCTCCAGGTCCCGGCGCCTGGCGGAGGCGCTGTGGAGCCTTCTGGCTTGCGCAG GTTACTGCTTCCTCCGGCCGGGTCACTACGCGGTGAGAGGCGCTAAAGCGTTGGGGTCAGGGGTCAGCACGCTGACGCAGAGACTGCTTACGTTGCTGTGGACAATCCTAGCGGCTCCAG GGAAGGCAGGCCGGGGTCTTCtgtggtttctcgccagtggctGGTACCACCTTGCATCCCTCGCGTCTCTCCTCAACGTCTTCTTTCTGACACG GTGCCTTCCAAAACTCTGGAAGCTCCTCCTGCTTTTACTGCCGCTCCTGCTCCTCTTAG CTTGGTGGCTGTGGAGCCCGCCCGTCGCCGTCCTGCTCGGCTACTTACCGGCCGCAAACCTCACCGAGTGGCGTCCTTCCGCCCTGATCACGTACCTGTCTATCTTAATGCCAGCCTCTGCTCCGGTTCCTGTATCTGCTCCTGTTCCTGTACCTGCTGCAGAGTTCCAGACCTCAGCTCCCGTTTCACAAGCGCCA ccAATTGTAGTCTCTGGTTTGGACATGGAGCGCCTCGAGCGTCTGGAGCGCCAGCTAGCGCTCCTGTGGCAGCGAGTCCAGCAGAGCGAGCAGAAGCAGGAGCAGAAGCACACGGACATAATGGCTCTGTACGCCACGCTGAGGGAGAAGCTCCACGCCGAGACCGACAGGGAGACGCTGGGACTGTGGGTGTCGTCCCTGCTGGAGCAAAGGCTGGGCGTGTTGCGAGGAGAGCTGAGAGAGGACCACGACCTCAGAGAGCAG AACGAAGAGCAGCTCAAAGCGCTACAAGGGAGTCAAACGACACGGTTGGCCGAGTTGGAACTGCTGCTCGgcgctctggctgccaagactgAG ACCGTGCAACAGAGGCAGCAGCAGTATGAACTTGACAAAGAGAAAATTGAAGTCGGCGTCGCTCCAGCAGTGGACACGCCTCCTCTTAG TGTGGGAGTGAAGCAGGAGACGCACGATGCTTTGCAGGCCGAGGTGCAAAGACTCGAGATGGATTTGGTAAAAGTCAGGCAGGACCTACACGCCGTCATGGGATGCAGGGGCAAGTGTGAGCAGCTGGACTCGCTGCAGGAGACG ATGTCGGCTCAGGTTTCCTCCCAAGTGCGTAAGGAGTTGCACGCTCTCTTCTTCGGCAGCGGCTCGTCAGATGAGTCTCAGGAGGAATTGCCCGAATCTCTGGTGGTCTGGCTCTCCCAGCGCTACGCCACCACACccgacctgcgggcgtcgctgGTTGCCCTGGAGCACAGCATCCTGAGCAACGTTTCTCGGCAGCTGCAGCTGAGCCGTGTCGAGACTCTCAGCGAGGCCGAGTCCAAGGTCGCGTCCATCGCTGGCGCGGCGACCATCTCGGTGCAGAACGCTGCCTCGACCGAGTGCCTGTCGGAAGAG CAAGTAAAATTGATCGCCCAGAATGTGCTGAAGCTCTACTCGCAGGACAAGACCGGTCTGGTGGACTATGCCCTGGAGTCTGGAG GCGGGAGCATCCTCAGCACTCGCTGTTCAGAGACACACGAGACCAAGACAGCCCTCATGAGTCTATTTGGGGTCCCGCTCTGGTACTTCTCCCAGTCCCCTCGAGTTGTCATCCAG CCGGACATGTACCCAGGCAACTGCTGGGCGTTCAAAGGCTCACAGGGTTACCTCGTGATCCGGCTTTCCATGAGAATCCGGCCCACGTCCTTCTGCTTGGAACATATTCCCAAAGCGCTGTCCCCCACCGGGAACATCAGCAGTGCCCCTCGTAACTTCACAGTCTTT GGACTGGATGACGAGTACCAAGAAGAAGGCGAGTTGCTCGGTCACTACACCTACCAGGAAGACGGAGAATCGCTGCAAATCTTCCCTGTTAAG GAGCTGACGGAGAAGACGTTCCAAGTCATAGAGGTCCAGGTGATGTCCAACTGGGGGCATCCCGACTACACTTGCTTATATCGCTTTCGAGTCCACGGAGAACCTCGCCCTCAGTGA
- the sun1b gene encoding SUN domain-containing protein 1 isoform X3 yields the protein MTMDFSQLHTYTPPQCAPENTGYTYSLSSSYSTAALEFEKEHQIAPVYESPRMSRRSLRLQNMADHHGNDSLMDYTRSQSSYASRKESRTLRGRKLQSNTLSLSLSQADTPRQHLSFSAISTPISSSTRVEESNATAFAGSLRDGAADHLRQRTVTTTTTSVDGIWGRTSHSVHSSSNVNGDVDASKSYVTHANGFICKDCSFHSEKNDSLITHTSSTSSPSSRAEGACTDSLDYSSAPFATIYTRDRSQKNKTGILTSVSNMCVRLSKKVLAPFVSIFTMLYSSVLWLHTRTTSGTPGRAGVVASCTDSLRQTASSSLSQVWLLKRRVMGGSSENSQVQAHSSYCGSMNVKDLVTEDASHLKLNGSLCDDCKGKQSFETHTVLVTQSSRSRRLAEALWSLLACAGYCFLRPGHYAVRGAKALGSGVSTLTQRLLTLLWTILAAPGKAGRGLLWFLASGWYHLASLASLLNVFFLTRCLPKLWKLLLLLLPLLLLLAWWLWSPPVAVLLGYLPAANLTEWRPSALITYLSILMPASAPVPVSAPVPVPAAEFQTSAPVSQAPPIVVSGLDMERLERLERQLALLWQRVQQSEQKQEQKHTDIMALYATLREKLHAETDRETLGLWVSSLLEQRLGVLRGELREDHDLREQNEEQLKALQGSQTTRLAELELLLGALAAKTETVQQRQQQYELDKEKIEVGVAPAVDTPPLSVGVKQETHDALQAEVQRLEMDLVKVRQDLHAVMGCRGKCEQLDSLQETMSAQVSSQVRKELHALFFGSGSSDESQEELPESLVVWLSQRYATTPDLRASLVALEHSILSNVSRQLQLSRVETLSEAESKVASIAGAATISVQNAASTECLSEEQVKLIAQNVLKLYSQDKTGLVDYALESGGGSILSTRCSETHETKTALMSLFGVPLWYFSQSPRVVIQPDMYPGNCWAFKGSQGYLVIRLSMRIRPTSFCLEHIPKALSPTGNISSAPRNFTVFGLDDEYQEEGELLGHYTYQEDGESLQIFPVKELTEKTFQVIEVQVMSNWGHPDYTCLYRFRVHGEPRPQ from the exons atgaccatggaTTTTTCCCAACTGCACACATACACGCCGCCGCAGTGTGCTCCGGAGAACACCGGCTATACCTACTCCCTCAG CTCCAGCTACTCGACGGCAGCGTTAGAGTTTGAGAAGGAGCACCAGATCGCTCCGGTCTACGAGTCGCCCAGGATGTCACGGCGGAGCCTGCGTCTGCAAAACATGGCCGATCACCATGGCAACGACAGCCTTATGGACTACACCAGAAGCCAGAGCAGCTATGCTTCCAGGAAAGAGTCACG gaCGCTTCGGGGGAGAAAGCTGCAGTCCAACACCTTGTCGTTGTCCCTGAGCCAAGCCGACACGCCCAGGCAGCACCTCAGCTTCTCTGCCATCAGCACCCCGATAAGCAGCAGCACCAGGGTGGAGGAAAGCAACGCAACGGCGTTTGCCGGCAGCCTGCGTGACGGCGCCGCCGACCACCTGAGACAGCGCACCGTCACGACCACCACGACGTCGGTCGACGGCATCTGGG GAAGGACGTCCCActccgtgcacagctcgtccaaCGTCAACGGCGACGTGGATGCTTCCAAATCCTACGTGACGCACGCCAACGGCTTCATCTGTAAAGACTGCTCCTTCCATTCTGAAAAGAACGACTCCCTCATCACGCACACGTCTTCGACATCATCGCCGTCGTCTCGCGCCGAAGGAGCGTGCACCGATTCCCTCGACTACTCGTCGGCACCTTTCGCAACTATATACACCAGAGACCGGAGTCAGAAGAACAAGACAG gCATCCTAACATCAGTGTCCAATATGTGCGTGCGTCTGAGCAAAAAAGTCCTGGCTCCTTTTGTGTCCATCTTCACCATGCTTTACAGCAGCGTGCTCTGGCTACACACGCGAACCACAAGCGGCACACCAGGAAGAG CAGGCGTCGTTGCGTCATGCACGGACTCCCTGAGACAGACAGCGTCCTCCAGTTTGTCCCAAGTGTGGCTACTCAAGCGCAGGGTGATGGGAGGCAGCTCTGAAAACTCTCAAGTACAAG CTCACTCGAGTTactgtgggagcatgaatgttAAAGATCTGGTGACAGAAGACGCATCACATCTCAAGCTCAATGGTTCCCTAT GTGATGACTGTAAAGGGAAGCAGTCCTTTGAGACGCACACCGTCCTCGTCACTCAGTCCTCCAGGTCCCGGCGCCTGGCGGAGGCGCTGTGGAGCCTTCTGGCTTGCGCAG GTTACTGCTTCCTCCGGCCGGGTCACTACGCGGTGAGAGGCGCTAAAGCGTTGGGGTCAGGGGTCAGCACGCTGACGCAGAGACTGCTTACGTTGCTGTGGACAATCCTAGCGGCTCCAG GGAAGGCAGGCCGGGGTCTTCtgtggtttctcgccagtggctGGTACCACCTTGCATCCCTCGCGTCTCTCCTCAACGTCTTCTTTCTGACACG GTGCCTTCCAAAACTCTGGAAGCTCCTCCTGCTTTTACTGCCGCTCCTGCTCCTCTTAG CTTGGTGGCTGTGGAGCCCGCCCGTCGCCGTCCTGCTCGGCTACTTACCGGCCGCAAACCTCACCGAGTGGCGTCCTTCCGCCCTGATCACGTACCTGTCTATCTTAATGCCAGCCTCTGCTCCGGTTCCTGTATCTGCTCCTGTTCCTGTACCTGCTGCAGAGTTCCAGACCTCAGCTCCCGTTTCACAAGCGCCA ccAATTGTAGTCTCTGGTTTGGACATGGAGCGCCTCGAGCGTCTGGAGCGCCAGCTAGCGCTCCTGTGGCAGCGAGTCCAGCAGAGCGAGCAGAAGCAGGAGCAGAAGCACACGGACATAATGGCTCTGTACGCCACGCTGAGGGAGAAGCTCCACGCCGAGACCGACAGGGAGACGCTGGGACTGTGGGTGTCGTCCCTGCTGGAGCAAAGGCTGGGCGTGTTGCGAGGAGAGCTGAGAGAGGACCACGACCTCAGAGAGCAG AACGAAGAGCAGCTCAAAGCGCTACAAGGGAGTCAAACGACACGGTTGGCCGAGTTGGAACTGCTGCTCGgcgctctggctgccaagactgAG ACCGTGCAACAGAGGCAGCAGCAGTATGAACTTGACAAAGAGAAAATTGAAGTCGGCGTCGCTCCAGCAGTGGACACGCCTCCTCTTAG TGTGGGAGTGAAGCAGGAGACGCACGATGCTTTGCAGGCCGAGGTGCAAAGACTCGAGATGGATTTGGTAAAAGTCAGGCAGGACCTACACGCCGTCATGGGATGCAGGGGCAAGTGTGAGCAGCTGGACTCGCTGCAGGAGACG ATGTCGGCTCAGGTTTCCTCCCAAGTGCGTAAGGAGTTGCACGCTCTCTTCTTCGGCAGCGGCTCGTCAGATGAGTCTCAGGAGGAATTGCCCGAATCTCTGGTGGTCTGGCTCTCCCAGCGCTACGCCACCACACccgacctgcgggcgtcgctgGTTGCCCTGGAGCACAGCATCCTGAGCAACGTTTCTCGGCAGCTGCAGCTGAGCCGTGTCGAGACTCTCAGCGAGGCCGAGTCCAAGGTCGCGTCCATCGCTGGCGCGGCGACCATCTCGGTGCAGAACGCTGCCTCGACCGAGTGCCTGTCGGAAGAG CAAGTAAAATTGATCGCCCAGAATGTGCTGAAGCTCTACTCGCAGGACAAGACCGGTCTGGTGGACTATGCCCTGGAGTCTGGAG GCGGGAGCATCCTCAGCACTCGCTGTTCAGAGACACACGAGACCAAGACAGCCCTCATGAGTCTATTTGGGGTCCCGCTCTGGTACTTCTCCCAGTCCCCTCGAGTTGTCATCCAG CCGGACATGTACCCAGGCAACTGCTGGGCGTTCAAAGGCTCACAGGGTTACCTCGTGATCCGGCTTTCCATGAGAATCCGGCCCACGTCCTTCTGCTTGGAACATATTCCCAAAGCGCTGTCCCCCACCGGGAACATCAGCAGTGCCCCTCGTAACTTCACAGTCTTT GGACTGGATGACGAGTACCAAGAAGAAGGCGAGTTGCTCGGTCACTACACCTACCAGGAAGACGGAGAATCGCTGCAAATCTTCCCTGTTAAG GAGCTGACGGAGAAGACGTTCCAAGTCATAGAGGTCCAGGTGATGTCCAACTGGGGGCATCCCGACTACACTTGCTTATATCGCTTTCGAGTCCACGGAGAACCTCGCCCTCAGTGA